The following coding sequences are from one Ovis canadensis isolate MfBH-ARS-UI-01 breed Bighorn chromosome 7, ARS-UI_OviCan_v2, whole genome shotgun sequence window:
- the PRMT5 gene encoding protein arginine N-methyltransferase 5 isoform X1, with amino-acid sequence MAAMAVGGAGGSRVSSGRDLNCVPEIADTLGAVAKQGFDFLCMPVFHPRFKREFTQEPAKSRPGPQTRSDLLLSGRDWNTLIVGKLSPWIRPDSKVEKIRRNSEAAMLQELNFGAYLGLPAFLLPLNQEDNTNLARVLTNHIHTGHHSSMFWMRVPLVAPEDLRDDIIENAPTSHTEEYSGEEKTWMWWHNFRTLCDYSKRIAVALEIGADLPSNHVIDRWLGEPIKAAILPTSIFLTNKKGFPVLSKMHQRLIFRLLKLEVQFIITGTNHHSEKEFCSYLQYLEYLSQNRPPPNAYELFAKGYEDYLQSPLQPLMDNLESQTYEVFEKDPIKYSQYQQAIYKCLLDRVPEEEKDTNIQVLMVLGAGRGPLVNASLRAAKQADRRIKLYAVEKNPNAVVTLENWQFEEWGSQVTVVSSDMREWVAPEKADIIVSELLGSFADNELSPECLDGAQHFLKDDGVSIPGEYTSFLAPISSSKLYNEVRACREKDRDPEAQFEMPYVVRLHNFHQLSAPQPCFTFSHPNRDPMIDNNRYCTLEFPVEVNTVLHGFAGYFETVLYQDITLSIRPETHSPGMFSWFPILFPIKQPITVREGQTICVRFWRCSNSKKVWYEWAVTAPVCSAIHNPTGRSYTIGL; translated from the exons ATGGCGGCGATGGCGGTCGGTGGTGCCGGTGGAAGCCGCGTGTCCAGCGGGAGGGACCTGAATTGCGTCCCCGAAATAGCTGACACACTGGGGGCTGTGGCCAAGCAGGG GTTTGATTTCCTCTGCATGCCTGTGTTCCACCCGCGTTTCAAGAGGGAATTCACTCAGGAACCTGCTAAGAGTCGGCCGGGCCCCCAGACACGATCAGACCTACTGCTGTCAGGAAGGG ACTGGAATACACTAATTGTGGGAAAGCTTTCTCCATGGATTCGTCCAGACTCAAAAGTGGAGAAGATACGCAGGAACTCTGAGGCG GCTATGTTACAGGAGCTGAATTTTGGGGCATATTTGGGTCTTCCAGCTTTTCTGCTGCCCCTAAATCAGGAAGATAACACAAACTTGGCGAGAGTTTTGACCAATCACATCCACACTGGCCACCACTCCTCCATG TTCTGGATGCGGGTGCCATTGGTGGCACCAGAGGACCTGAGAGATGATATAATTGAGAACGCACCAACTTCTCACACAGAGGAGTACAGTGGAGAGGAGAAGACATGGATGTG GTGGCACAACTTCCGGACCTTGTGTGATTACAGCAAGAGGATTGCAGTGG CTCTTGAAATTGGTGCTGACCTCCCATCTAACCATGTCATTGATCGTTGGCTTGGGGAGCCCATCAAAGCAGCCATTCTCCCCACCAGCATTTTCCTGACCAATAAGAAGGGATTCCCTGTTCTTTCTAAGATGCACCAGAGGCTGATCTTCCGACTTCTCAAG TTGGAGGTACAGTTCATCATCACAGGCACCAACCACCACTCAGAGAAGGAGTTCTGCTCCTACCTCCAATACTTGGAATACCTGAGCCAGAACCGACCTCCACCCAATGCCTACGAACTCTTTGCCAAGGGTTATGAAGATTACCTGCAGTCCCCACTCCAG CCACTGATGGATAACCTGGAATCTCAGACATACGAAGTGTTCGAAAAGGACCCCATCAAATACTCTCAGTACCAGCAG GCCATCTATAAATGTCTGTTAGATCGAGTGCCAGAGGAAGAGAAGGACACCAACATCCA AGTGCTGATGGTGCTGGGAGCAGGCCGGGGCCCCCTGGTGAATGCTTCCCTGCGAGCCGCCAAGCAAGCTGACCGGCGGATAAAGCTGTACGCTGTGGAGAAGAACCCAAATGCTGTGGTGAC GCTGGAGAACTGGCAGTTTGAAGAATGGGGAAGCCAGGTGACAGTAGTCTCATCGGACATGCGGGAGTGGGTGGCTCCAGAGAAAGCAGATATCATTGTCAGTGAGCTTCTGGGGTCCTTTGCTGACAATGAACTGTCACCTGAGTGCCTGGATGGAGCCCAGCACTTCCTAAAAG ATGATGGTGTGAGCATTCCTGGGGAGTACACCTCCTTTCTAgctcccatctcctcctccaagcTATACAATGAGGTCCGAGCCTGTCGGGAAAAGGACCGTGACCCTGAG GCCCAGTTTGAGATGCCTTATGTGGTACGACTGCACAATTTCCACCAGCTTTCTGCACCCCAGCCCTGTTTTACCTTCAGCCATCCTAATAGAG ATCCTATGATTGACAACAATCGCTACTGTACCTTGGAGTTTCCTGTGGAGGTGAACACAGTGCTACATGGTTTTGCAGGCTACTTTGAGACTGTGCTTTATCAGGACATCACTCTGA GTATCCGTCCAGAGACTCACTCTCCCGGGATGTTTTCATGGTTTCCCATCCTCTTCCCCATTAAG CAGCCCATTACTGTGCGTGAAGGCCAGACCATCTGTGTGCGTTTCTGGCGATGCAGCAACTCTAAGAAGGTGTGGTATGAGTGGGCTGTGACGGCACCGGTCTGCTCTGCTATTCACAACCCGACAGGCCGCTCTTACACCATCGGCCTCTAG
- the PRMT5 gene encoding protein arginine N-methyltransferase 5 isoform X2: MRGPNSGTERDRPVIPERQGFDFLCMPVFHPRFKREFTQEPAKSRPGPQTRSDLLLSGRDWNTLIVGKLSPWIRPDSKVEKIRRNSEAAMLQELNFGAYLGLPAFLLPLNQEDNTNLARVLTNHIHTGHHSSMFWMRVPLVAPEDLRDDIIENAPTSHTEEYSGEEKTWMWWHNFRTLCDYSKRIAVALEIGADLPSNHVIDRWLGEPIKAAILPTSIFLTNKKGFPVLSKMHQRLIFRLLKLEVQFIITGTNHHSEKEFCSYLQYLEYLSQNRPPPNAYELFAKGYEDYLQSPLQPLMDNLESQTYEVFEKDPIKYSQYQQAIYKCLLDRVPEEEKDTNIQVLMVLGAGRGPLVNASLRAAKQADRRIKLYAVEKNPNAVVTLENWQFEEWGSQVTVVSSDMREWVAPEKADIIVSELLGSFADNELSPECLDGAQHFLKDDGVSIPGEYTSFLAPISSSKLYNEVRACREKDRDPEAQFEMPYVVRLHNFHQLSAPQPCFTFSHPNRDPMIDNNRYCTLEFPVEVNTVLHGFAGYFETVLYQDITLSIRPETHSPGMFSWFPILFPIKQPITVREGQTICVRFWRCSNSKKVWYEWAVTAPVCSAIHNPTGRSYTIGL; this comes from the exons ATGCGGGGTCCGAACTCGGGGACCGAGAGGGACAGACCAGTCATCCCCGagaggcaggg GTTTGATTTCCTCTGCATGCCTGTGTTCCACCCGCGTTTCAAGAGGGAATTCACTCAGGAACCTGCTAAGAGTCGGCCGGGCCCCCAGACACGATCAGACCTACTGCTGTCAGGAAGGG ACTGGAATACACTAATTGTGGGAAAGCTTTCTCCATGGATTCGTCCAGACTCAAAAGTGGAGAAGATACGCAGGAACTCTGAGGCG GCTATGTTACAGGAGCTGAATTTTGGGGCATATTTGGGTCTTCCAGCTTTTCTGCTGCCCCTAAATCAGGAAGATAACACAAACTTGGCGAGAGTTTTGACCAATCACATCCACACTGGCCACCACTCCTCCATG TTCTGGATGCGGGTGCCATTGGTGGCACCAGAGGACCTGAGAGATGATATAATTGAGAACGCACCAACTTCTCACACAGAGGAGTACAGTGGAGAGGAGAAGACATGGATGTG GTGGCACAACTTCCGGACCTTGTGTGATTACAGCAAGAGGATTGCAGTGG CTCTTGAAATTGGTGCTGACCTCCCATCTAACCATGTCATTGATCGTTGGCTTGGGGAGCCCATCAAAGCAGCCATTCTCCCCACCAGCATTTTCCTGACCAATAAGAAGGGATTCCCTGTTCTTTCTAAGATGCACCAGAGGCTGATCTTCCGACTTCTCAAG TTGGAGGTACAGTTCATCATCACAGGCACCAACCACCACTCAGAGAAGGAGTTCTGCTCCTACCTCCAATACTTGGAATACCTGAGCCAGAACCGACCTCCACCCAATGCCTACGAACTCTTTGCCAAGGGTTATGAAGATTACCTGCAGTCCCCACTCCAG CCACTGATGGATAACCTGGAATCTCAGACATACGAAGTGTTCGAAAAGGACCCCATCAAATACTCTCAGTACCAGCAG GCCATCTATAAATGTCTGTTAGATCGAGTGCCAGAGGAAGAGAAGGACACCAACATCCA AGTGCTGATGGTGCTGGGAGCAGGCCGGGGCCCCCTGGTGAATGCTTCCCTGCGAGCCGCCAAGCAAGCTGACCGGCGGATAAAGCTGTACGCTGTGGAGAAGAACCCAAATGCTGTGGTGAC GCTGGAGAACTGGCAGTTTGAAGAATGGGGAAGCCAGGTGACAGTAGTCTCATCGGACATGCGGGAGTGGGTGGCTCCAGAGAAAGCAGATATCATTGTCAGTGAGCTTCTGGGGTCCTTTGCTGACAATGAACTGTCACCTGAGTGCCTGGATGGAGCCCAGCACTTCCTAAAAG ATGATGGTGTGAGCATTCCTGGGGAGTACACCTCCTTTCTAgctcccatctcctcctccaagcTATACAATGAGGTCCGAGCCTGTCGGGAAAAGGACCGTGACCCTGAG GCCCAGTTTGAGATGCCTTATGTGGTACGACTGCACAATTTCCACCAGCTTTCTGCACCCCAGCCCTGTTTTACCTTCAGCCATCCTAATAGAG ATCCTATGATTGACAACAATCGCTACTGTACCTTGGAGTTTCCTGTGGAGGTGAACACAGTGCTACATGGTTTTGCAGGCTACTTTGAGACTGTGCTTTATCAGGACATCACTCTGA GTATCCGTCCAGAGACTCACTCTCCCGGGATGTTTTCATGGTTTCCCATCCTCTTCCCCATTAAG CAGCCCATTACTGTGCGTGAAGGCCAGACCATCTGTGTGCGTTTCTGGCGATGCAGCAACTCTAAGAAGGTGTGGTATGAGTGGGCTGTGACGGCACCGGTCTGCTCTGCTATTCACAACCCGACAGGCCGCTCTTACACCATCGGCCTCTAG
- the PRMT5 gene encoding protein arginine N-methyltransferase 5 isoform X3, giving the protein MPVFHPRFKREFTQEPAKSRPGPQTRSDLLLSGRDWNTLIVGKLSPWIRPDSKVEKIRRNSEAAMLQELNFGAYLGLPAFLLPLNQEDNTNLARVLTNHIHTGHHSSMFWMRVPLVAPEDLRDDIIENAPTSHTEEYSGEEKTWMWWHNFRTLCDYSKRIAVALEIGADLPSNHVIDRWLGEPIKAAILPTSIFLTNKKGFPVLSKMHQRLIFRLLKLEVQFIITGTNHHSEKEFCSYLQYLEYLSQNRPPPNAYELFAKGYEDYLQSPLQPLMDNLESQTYEVFEKDPIKYSQYQQAIYKCLLDRVPEEEKDTNIQVLMVLGAGRGPLVNASLRAAKQADRRIKLYAVEKNPNAVVTLENWQFEEWGSQVTVVSSDMREWVAPEKADIIVSELLGSFADNELSPECLDGAQHFLKDDGVSIPGEYTSFLAPISSSKLYNEVRACREKDRDPEAQFEMPYVVRLHNFHQLSAPQPCFTFSHPNRDPMIDNNRYCTLEFPVEVNTVLHGFAGYFETVLYQDITLSIRPETHSPGMFSWFPILFPIKQPITVREGQTICVRFWRCSNSKKVWYEWAVTAPVCSAIHNPTGRSYTIGL; this is encoded by the exons ATGCCTGTGTTCCACCCGCGTTTCAAGAGGGAATTCACTCAGGAACCTGCTAAGAGTCGGCCGGGCCCCCAGACACGATCAGACCTACTGCTGTCAGGAAGGG ACTGGAATACACTAATTGTGGGAAAGCTTTCTCCATGGATTCGTCCAGACTCAAAAGTGGAGAAGATACGCAGGAACTCTGAGGCG GCTATGTTACAGGAGCTGAATTTTGGGGCATATTTGGGTCTTCCAGCTTTTCTGCTGCCCCTAAATCAGGAAGATAACACAAACTTGGCGAGAGTTTTGACCAATCACATCCACACTGGCCACCACTCCTCCATG TTCTGGATGCGGGTGCCATTGGTGGCACCAGAGGACCTGAGAGATGATATAATTGAGAACGCACCAACTTCTCACACAGAGGAGTACAGTGGAGAGGAGAAGACATGGATGTG GTGGCACAACTTCCGGACCTTGTGTGATTACAGCAAGAGGATTGCAGTGG CTCTTGAAATTGGTGCTGACCTCCCATCTAACCATGTCATTGATCGTTGGCTTGGGGAGCCCATCAAAGCAGCCATTCTCCCCACCAGCATTTTCCTGACCAATAAGAAGGGATTCCCTGTTCTTTCTAAGATGCACCAGAGGCTGATCTTCCGACTTCTCAAG TTGGAGGTACAGTTCATCATCACAGGCACCAACCACCACTCAGAGAAGGAGTTCTGCTCCTACCTCCAATACTTGGAATACCTGAGCCAGAACCGACCTCCACCCAATGCCTACGAACTCTTTGCCAAGGGTTATGAAGATTACCTGCAGTCCCCACTCCAG CCACTGATGGATAACCTGGAATCTCAGACATACGAAGTGTTCGAAAAGGACCCCATCAAATACTCTCAGTACCAGCAG GCCATCTATAAATGTCTGTTAGATCGAGTGCCAGAGGAAGAGAAGGACACCAACATCCA AGTGCTGATGGTGCTGGGAGCAGGCCGGGGCCCCCTGGTGAATGCTTCCCTGCGAGCCGCCAAGCAAGCTGACCGGCGGATAAAGCTGTACGCTGTGGAGAAGAACCCAAATGCTGTGGTGAC GCTGGAGAACTGGCAGTTTGAAGAATGGGGAAGCCAGGTGACAGTAGTCTCATCGGACATGCGGGAGTGGGTGGCTCCAGAGAAAGCAGATATCATTGTCAGTGAGCTTCTGGGGTCCTTTGCTGACAATGAACTGTCACCTGAGTGCCTGGATGGAGCCCAGCACTTCCTAAAAG ATGATGGTGTGAGCATTCCTGGGGAGTACACCTCCTTTCTAgctcccatctcctcctccaagcTATACAATGAGGTCCGAGCCTGTCGGGAAAAGGACCGTGACCCTGAG GCCCAGTTTGAGATGCCTTATGTGGTACGACTGCACAATTTCCACCAGCTTTCTGCACCCCAGCCCTGTTTTACCTTCAGCCATCCTAATAGAG ATCCTATGATTGACAACAATCGCTACTGTACCTTGGAGTTTCCTGTGGAGGTGAACACAGTGCTACATGGTTTTGCAGGCTACTTTGAGACTGTGCTTTATCAGGACATCACTCTGA GTATCCGTCCAGAGACTCACTCTCCCGGGATGTTTTCATGGTTTCCCATCCTCTTCCCCATTAAG CAGCCCATTACTGTGCGTGAAGGCCAGACCATCTGTGTGCGTTTCTGGCGATGCAGCAACTCTAAGAAGGTGTGGTATGAGTGGGCTGTGACGGCACCGGTCTGCTCTGCTATTCACAACCCGACAGGCCGCTCTTACACCATCGGCCTCTAG